A single region of the Brachypodium distachyon strain Bd21 chromosome 3, Brachypodium_distachyon_v3.0, whole genome shotgun sequence genome encodes:
- the LOC100835427 gene encoding cyclin-P4-1 encodes MPTKQQISFSFFNLPSSLPLAFSTFPPFITTSTTTPPSRSLSLSVSDRPTTWPATNKMMAAGDQEKQAPVPRVVSILSALLERVAERNDVVAAAPEKEKKEEKAVSAFQGLTKPAISVGVYLERIFRFAGCSPSCYVVAYIYLDRFLRRRPALAVDSFNVHRLLITSVLTAVKFVDDICYNNAYFARVGGISLMEMNYLEVDFLFGVAFDLNVTPATFDSYCSVLQAEMAFLDHPPPSPVDDVSPALLQHQDQVDAGRHRHEQQQLTV; translated from the exons ATGCCAACCAAACAGCAaatatctttttctttcttcaaccttccttcctcccttcccctcGCGTTTTCAACTTTCCCTCCCTTTATaaccacctccaccaccactcctccctcccgctccctctctctctccgtctcCGATCGACCGACGACTTGGCCGGCCACGAATAAGATGATGGCGGCGGGGGATCAGGAGAAGCAGGCGCCGGTGCCGCGGGTGGTGTCGATCCTGTCGGCGCTGCTGGAGCGCGTGGCGGAGCGCAACgacgtggtggcggcggcgccggagaaggagaagaaggaggagaaggcggtgTCGGCGTTCCAGGGGCTGACGAAGCCGGCTATCTCGGTGGGGGTTTACCTGGAGCGCATCTTCCGGTTCGCCGGCTGCAGCCCGTCGTGCTACGTCGTGGCCTACATCTACCTCGAccgcttcctccgccgccgccccgccctcGCCGTCGACTCCTTCAACGTCCACCGCCTCCTCATCACCTCCGTCCTCACCGCCGTCAAGTTCGTCGACGACAT ATGCTACAACAACGCCTACTTCGCGAGGGTGGGAGGGATCAGCTTGATGGAGATGAACTACCTGGAAGTGGACTTCCTCTTCGGCGTCGCCTTTGACCTCAACGTCACGCCGGCCACCTTCGACTCCTACTGCTCCGTTCTGCAGGCCGAGATGGCCTTCCTCGACCacccgccgccttcgccggtCGATGACGTCTCCCCCGCCTTGTTGCAGCACCAGGACCAGGTCGACGctggccgccaccgccacgaGCAACAGCAGCTCACTGTCTGA
- the LOC100824310 gene encoding peptide methionine sulfoxide reductase A4, chloroplastic, which translates to MPPLVPLHLLPSPASLSSSSLRLGVSALSSSHRRFLAPTAPGTASASRGLAAMSWLGKLGLGGGGSPRASDAAAAALAQGPDEDRPAAPGNEFAQFGAGCFWGVELVFQRVPGVTRTEVGYSQGAVHDPAYEDVCTGATGHNEVVRVQYDPAACKYDDLLDTFWTKHDPTTPNRQGNDVGSQYRSGIYYYTPEQEKTARESLERQQKVLNRKIVTEILPAKKFYRAEEYHQQYLEKGGRFGFKQSADKGCNDPIRCYG; encoded by the exons ATGCCTCCCCTCGTTCCCCTTCACCTCCTCCCCTCAcccgcctccctctcctcctcctcgctccgcCTCGGCGTCAGCGCCCTCTCCTCGTCGCACCGCCGCTTCCTCGCCCCGACCGCACCGGGCACCGCCAGCGCCAGCCGGGGCCTCGCAGCGATGAGCTGGCTGGGGAAGCTAGGTCTAGGTGGCGGGGGCAGCCCGCGGGCGTCGgacgcagcggcggcggcgctggcgcagGGGCCCGACGAGGACCGTCCGGCGGCGCCCGGGAACGAGTTCGCGCAGTTCGGGGCCGGGTGCTTCTGGGGCGTGGAGCTGGTGTTCCAGCGCGTGCCCGGGGTGACCCGCACGGAGGTGGGCTACAGCCAGGGCGCCGTCCACGACCCGGCCTACGAGGACGTCTGCACCGGCGCCACGGGCCACAACGAGGTCGTCCGCGTCCAGTACGACCCTGCCGCCTGCAAGTACGACGACCTCCTCGACACCTTCTGGACCAAACATGACCCGACCACGCCCAATCGCCAG GGCAACGACGTCGGGAGCCAATACAGGTCTGGGATCTACTATTACACCCCGGAGCAGGAGAAGACGGCACGGGAGTCCCTGGAGCGGCAACAGAAGGTTCTGAACCGGAAGATTGTCACTGAAATCCTCCCAGCGAAGAAGTTCTACAGGGCGGAGGAGTACCACCAACAGTACCTGGAGAAGGGCGGTCGCTTTGGGTTCAAGCAGTCTGCAGACAAGGGCTGCAACGATCCCATCCGCTGCTATGGATGA
- the LOC100834816 gene encoding uncharacterized protein LOC100834816, whose product MTAMAASVAGAGAGAARRALDRAVAGVRAARRAASRFAPGASAFSAAADAEAAAVRAVRNLRTFAPHYAALQWALLLASLSATGHRSCVLALMAASKGVLLLLGCLKFGPAQSFPGSALLRRRIMVILAVLVFAGLAAAGAVSSVMAALGVGVPLVVLHASFRVRDDLEAPSPEAEEEEEEAAVVGEKKEDGDVEAGPTRRSTAVMAPRSPK is encoded by the coding sequence ATGACCGCGATGGCCGCCTCCGTCGCGGGCGCCGGGgcaggcgcggcgcggcgggcgttGGACAGGGCTGTCGCGGGCGTCCGGGCCGCGCGTCGGGCGGCGTCGCGGTTCGCGCCGGGCGCCTCGGCGttctccgcggcggcggacgcggagGCCGCGGCAGTGCGCGCCGTACGGAACCTCCGAACCTTCGCGCCCCACTACGCCGCGCTGCAGTGGGCGCTCCTCCTGGCGTCGCTCTCCGCCACGGGGCACCGGTCGTGCGTGCTCGCCCTCATGGCGGCATCCAAgggcgtcctcctcctcctcgggtGCCTTAAATTCGGGCCGGCTCAGTCGTTCCCGGGATCGGCtctgctccggcggcggatcATGGTGATCCTCGCCGTGCTCGTGTTCGCGGGGCTCGCGGCGGCTGGGGCCGTCTCTTCTGTCATGGCTGCGTTGGGCGTCGGCGTCCCGCTCGTCGTGCTCCACGCCTCGTTTCGCGTCCGGGACGACCTCGAGGCGCCctcgccggaggcggaggaagaggaggaggaggccgcggtggttggggagaagaaagaggacGGGGACGTCGAGGCTGGCCCCACGCGGCGGTCCACGGCGGTCATGGCACCAAGATCGCCCAAGTGA
- the NDPK2 gene encoding uncharacterized protein LOC100825022: MAAEQTFIMIKPDGVQRGLIGEVISRFEKKGFYLKAMKLQNVEKSFAEQHYADLSSKPFFGGLVEYIVSGPVVAMVWEGKSVVATGRKIIGATNPLASEPGTIRGDFAVDIGRNVIHGSDSVENARKEIALWFPEGLAEWSSSQHCWVYES, encoded by the exons atggcggcggAGCAGACCTTCATCATGATCAAGCCCGACGGCGTCCAGAGGGGCCTC ATCGGCGAGGTCATCAGCCGCTTCGAGAAGAAGGGCTTCTACCTCAAAG CGATGAAGCTCCAGAACGTGGAGAAGTCGTTCGCCGAGCAGCACTACGCCGATCTGTCCTCCAAGCCATTCTTCGGCGGTCTCGTCGAGTACATCGTCTCTGGCCCCGTGGTTGCCATGGTGTGGGAGGGCAAGAGCGTCGTTGCCACTGGACGCAAGATCATCGGCGCCACCAACCCCCTGGCCTCCGAGCCTGGCACCATCCGCGGTGACTTCGCCGTCGACATTGGCAG GAATGTCATCCATGGAAGTGACTCAGTTGAAAACGCTAGGAAGGAGATTGCCCTGTGGTTCCCTGAGGGCCTTGCCGAGtggagcagcagccagcactGCTGGGTGTACGAGTCCTAA
- the LOC100824615 gene encoding uncharacterized protein LOC100824615 has translation MYELGIWNLKSRNPAFGCFWHWRLESENNSALAPAPRHLTSRDTEGFPSVFSGIGLRVPLRTELRERGRASSGGDRAIHTGSGDAEFPGAVVSREADWSCMMGDMKSEFQEALKTTDPVTLPKVTPSAEILAALQTIPNLAEGDMLRAYGRLSTSERLVESLMELPMTLRKAWLMTLP, from the exons ATGTATGAATTGGGCATATGGAATTTGAAGTCCCGAAATCCAGCGTTTGGATGTTTTTGGCATTGGCGCTTGGAATCCGAAAACAATTCCGCGCTCGCTCCTGCGCCTCGCCACTTAACTTCCCGCGATACCGAGGGATTTCCCTCGGTTTTCAGTGGAATTGGCCTCCGTGTACCGCTTCGAACAGAACTCAGAGAGAGAGGCCGAGCGAGCTCGGGAGGAGACCGGGCGATTCAcaccggcagcggcgacgcAG AGTTTCCTGGAGCAGTTGTATCACGTGAGGCTGATTGGAG CTGCATGATGGGAGATATGAAGTCCGAATTTCAAGAGGCTTTGAAGACAACCGATCCAGTTACTTTGCCAAAAGTTACTCCTTCAGCTGAAATCCTTGCTGCACTTCAAACTATACCAAATTTGGCAGAAGGTGATATGCTAAGAGCTTACGGAAGGCTGTCCACTAGTGAGCGCTTGGTTGAATCACTCATGGAGCTTCCCATGACCTTGAGGAAGGCATGGCTCATGACGCTGCCTTGA
- the LOC100834514 gene encoding uncharacterized protein LOC100834514 yields the protein MDPAGVGPRETELAWHLLTVLVRIGRPAAAAELAATVASASGDVTPQLIERLCGAPGSPLRCSSGGVVTASETAVAAFLRFVGWEYVPPPPRVGLRASDLRRWRGEVPIRYDCKGKASSDAKDFGVKRRLLMGGDSDLVEQEQQQLQQLIVQSCSSVATSEVHLEVMQEGIPNLGPYTVEPSLKFLTGGTLVPSAAQISMSCLQHRLDQLFGGSDENILGKTTSAPVPMEVSTPSFIGIPSLCAEKTERVHAAADNETNGIGEPEGAFPFYNSRVEDSDDLEKASLLPTTAAVGTTVIGVDEDLNFIYKGPSSPFHNCNTHAVENTGRSNVISDQAAVRHDSPNAGYCEEIPSCGPNANASAEIQNNKAIQVLFQSPTHTKAEPILHDRMHRTIQSSCQPSLDAKVKPAVLPLEATSYDCVKNSIENKYLIDREQQRNDVGVNFSKKEQDRKIVKQRDKGKKNNVLPAGVKDQLAERAQKGNAEPKPLPIFKNFVVEEEEGSGGYGIVYRARRKTDGSIVAIKCPHSNAHSHHVDNERKMLERFGGKHFVIRYETSLRSGDLDCFVLEHVVHDRPEILKKEISVFEMKWYGYCLFSALSSLHKQGVVHRDVKPGNFLFSRRLAKGYLIDFNLANDIHQKYLRNSKSETISCGKDTTSQSALKSALVIHAKEVAADPKQALGSKRKRSNKSPVGGDPRIGNKSKHGGQAADISGVTSAKDPTSTKTQLDRLKQPMPYKGRKELMNFLHEAMHSPKQKTLEAPVSQRKRVAAPVSSGDRKLFVLTPMPLRSGGSAVAGTGMFNSKGQGKQRREGPCVGTKGFRAPEVLLRSFYQGCKVDVWSAGVTLLYLIIGKSPFGGDPEQNMKEIAKLRGSEGLWEVAKLHNCESSYPSELCDAKWLQSVDLREWCVANARRPEFLEYLPDSLFDLVDKCLAVNPRCRITSDEALSHEFFASCHESLRKKKALRIGRSGAGASHPPPSLSQDNMVKVNESQRLFPTIFDLI from the exons ATGGATCCCGCCGGCGTCGGGCCGAGGGAGACGGAGCTCGCGTGGCACCTCCTCACCGTGCTCGTCCGCATCGGccgccctgccgccgccgccgagctcgccgccaccgtggCATCGGCGTCTGGTGACGTGACGCCGCAGCTCATAGAGCGGCTGTGCGGCGCCCCTGGGTCGCCGCTCCGGTGCTCTAGCGGCGGCGTGGTGACCGCGTCGGAGACTGCCGTCGCGGCGTTTCTGAGGTTCGTGGGGTGGGAGTAtgtcccgccgccgccgagggtGGGGCTGAGAGCCTCCGACTTGAGGAGGTGGCGCGGCGAGGTTCCAATTCGGTATGACTGCAAGGGGAAGGCGTCGTCAGATGCCAAGGACTTCGGCGTGAAGAGGCGCCTCTTGATGGGGGGTGACTCAG ATTTGGTAGaacaagagcagcagcagttgcaaCAGCTGATTGTGCAAAGCTGTTCGTCAGTTGCTACCAGTGAG GTACACCTGGAGGTTATGCAAGAAGGCATTCCTAATCTGGGCCCATATACTGTTGAACCTTCCTTGAAGTTTTTAACTGGGGGTACTCTAGTTCCCAGTGCTGCTCAAATTAGCATGTCTTGTCTTCAACATAGACTTGATCAGTTATTTGGAGGCAGTGACGAGAACATTCTTGGGAAAACGACATCTGCACCAGTGCCAATGGAGGTGTCAACCCCTTCCTTTATTGGCATTCCTTCCCTATGTGCTgaaaaaacagaaagagtCCATGCAGCAGCTGATAATGAAACTAATGGGATTGGTGAACCTGAAGGAGCATTTCCATTTTATAACAGCAGAGTAGAGGATAGTGATGATCTAGAAAAGGCCAGCCTCCTTCCTACGACAGCTGCAGTTGGCACTACTGTAATTGGGGTCGATGAGGATCTAAATTTTATTTACAAAGGACCTAGCAGTCCATTTCATAATTGCAATACGCATGCAGTAGAGAATACAGGAAGAAGTAATGTGATCTCTGACCAAGCAGCTGTACGACATGACAGTCCAAATGCTGGATACTGTGAGGAGATCCCATCTTGTGGTCCGAATGCTAATGCTTCGGCAGAAATTCAGAACAATAAGGCAATACAAGTTCTATTCCAGTCTCCTACACACACCAAAGCAGAACCCATATTACATGATCGGATGCATAGAACGATACAAAGCTCGTGTCAACCATCTCTGGATGCGAAAGTTAAACCAGCAGTATTGCCACTAGAAGCAACGAGCTATGATTGTGTTAAGAACAGTATAGAAAACAAATATCTGATTGACAGAGAGCAGCAACGTAACGACGTGGGTGTCAATTTTTCTAAGAAGGAGCAAGATAGAAAGATAGTGAAACAAAGGGATAAGggcaagaaaaataatgtACTGCCTGCAGGAGTGAAGGATCAACTTGCAGAAAGGGCTCAAAAG GGAAATGCAGAGCCAAAACCACTGCCTATCTTCAAGAATTTTGTtgtagaggaggaggaagggtcAG GAGGTTATGGGATCGTTTATAGGGCTCGGAGAAAAACAGATGGAAGTATAGTTGCCATAAAAT GCCCTCATTCAAACGCCCATTCACATCATGTTGACAATGAACGAAAGATGTTGGAAAGATTTGG aggCAAGCATTTCGTGATTAGATATGAAACCTCGCTTAGAAGTGGTGATCTAGACTGCTTTGTTCTAGAACATGTTGTGCATGACAGACCAGAG ATTctgaaaaaggaaataagTGTGTTTGAGATGAAGTGGTATGGGTATTGTTTGTTCAGCGCTCTTTCAAGCTTACATAAACAG GGAGTAGTGCACAGAGATGTAAAACCTGGAAACTTCCTCTTCTCTCGTAGACTGGCAAAGGGATATCTTATTGACTTCAACTTGGCAAAT GATATTCATCAGAAGTACTTGAGAAACA GTAAATCTGAAACTATCTCATGTGGGAAGGATACCACATCTCAATCTGCATTGAAGTCTGCTCTAGTTATTCATGCCAAAGAAGTAGCTGCTGATCCGAAACAAGCTCTTGGATCCAAGAGGAAAAGATCAAATAAAAGCCCAGTGGGTGGTGATCCTAGGATTGGAAATAAAAGTAAGCATGGTGGCCAAGCTGCTGATATATCTGGTGTTACCTCTGCCAAGGATCCTACAAGCACGAAAACACAATTAGACAGGTTAAAGCAGCCAATGCCTTACAAAGGACGGAAGGAACTAATGAACTTCTTGCATGAGGCAATGCACAGTCCCAAACAAAAGACACTGGAAGCTCCTGTTTCCCAAAGGAAGAGGGTTGCTGCTCCTGTTAGTAGTGGGGATCGGAAGCTCTTTGTACTAACACCAATGCCCCTGCGTTCTGGTGGTAGTGCTGTTGCTGGCACTGGCATGTTTAACAGCAAAG GACAAGGAAAACAGCGAAGAGAAGGTCCCTGCGTTGGAACCAAAGGATTCCGAGCTCCAGAG GTTCTTTTAAGATCTTTCTACCAGGGTTGCAAAGTTGATGTTTGGTCGGCTGGGGTGACGCTCCTCTACTTGATAATCGGCAAATCACCTTTTGGTGGAGACCCTGAACA GAACATGAAGGAAATAGCGAAGCTGAGAGGCAGCGAAGGATTATGGGAAGTAGCAAAACTGCACAACTGTGAATCTTCATACCCATCG GAGTTATGTGATGCCAAATGGCTGCAGTCGGTGGATCTCAGGGAGTGGTGTGTGGCCAACGCGCGGAGGCCGGAGTTCCTCGAGTATTTACCTGACTCACTGTTTGATCTTGTCGACAAGTGCCTGGCAGTAAACCCTAGGTGCAGGATCACATCGGATGAAGCTCTGTCGCATGAGTTCTTCGCTTCATGCCATGAAagcctgaggaagaagaaggcactCAGGATTGGAAGATCAGGTGCAGGAGCTTCTCATCCCCCTCCATCTTTGTCCCAAGACAACATGGTTAAGGTGAACGAATCACAGCGCTTGTTTCCGACAATATTTGACTTAATTTAA